The following nucleotide sequence is from Pasteurella multocida.
ATCGTCTGTGGATGAAATCAATAAATGTGCTACGAAGCCAATCACGAGACCAAACAAAATTCCGCCCACGGCTTCTTGTAAGAATAATTCCGTAATGCCCGCTAATGTTGGGGCGTGCCCGCCAAACGCGACAGCAAAAATCGTGGTAAAAATTACTAAACCAACCCCGTCATTAAACAAGGACTCGCCTTCGACTTGCATGGAAAGGCGTTTTGGTGCTTTTAAATTTTTAATAATTGCCAGTACCGCGATAGGGTCTGTTGGCGAAATTAAAGCGCCAAATAAAATGCAATAGATCAGGTCAATTGGTAGACCAATGAGATAAGCAACACCGTAAAGCAAGACGCCGATAATAAAGGTAGAGGCAAGTGTGGAAAAGAGCGCAAACACCGTGATTTCCCATTTTTGGTTTTTTAAAACGGGTAATTTTATACCTAATGCACCGGCAAATAATAAGAAACCGAGGATACCATTGAGCAGAAAACTTTTGAAATCGAGTTGTTCCATGACTTGTGTGGCAATGATATCTAATTTAAACCAAGAAAGGTGACCGAAAATGAGGAAGAGAACAGAAACGATAATGGAGGTGGCGGTGATGGCGATGGTGTATTGGATTTTATCGCTGAGTTTCCGGGTGACAAACCCAATAAAAATGGAGATCGCGGATAAAAAACAAATATAGGTATAAATATTCATAGGTTGCTTTCCAGAGAGTAAAAGAAAAAAGGCTGATTTTTCGTGAAAATCAGCCCGCTAAGTATAAGACAAAATAGGTGCATTTAGAATGGAAAATTGTTTTGTGACATGACTGCGTTTAAAAATTACGCGGCAGCCGTGAGTACGATCTCTACTTTCCAGTCTGG
It contains:
- a CDS encoding cation:proton antiporter — its product is MNIYTYICFLSAISIFIGFVTRKLSDKIQYTIAITATSIIVSVLFLIFGHLSWFKLDIIATQVMEQLDFKSFLLNGILGFLLFAGALGIKLPVLKNQKWEITVFALFSTLASTFIIGVLLYGVAYLIGLPIDLIYCILFGALISPTDPIAVLAIIKNLKAPKRLSMQVEGESLFNDGVGLVIFTTIFAVAFGGHAPTLAGITELFLQEAVGGILFGLVIGFVAHLLISSTDDGSLEILLTLTIPTAGFMLANMLHVSGALAMVVAGILIGNWTRHTGFSKQSQLYLDHFWEMIDHFLNSLLFLLIGLALLLVDFGAQGFILLILAIPICLIGRYISVWMPFKVMQRFRSYNPYTLRILTWGGLRGGLSLAMALSIPKGMLYLEHIGMDVRDLLLVMTYAVVTFSILVQGSTIETMIKKSKESILHQRGYVGLHPNKTSSED